A single Aythya fuligula isolate bAytFul2 chromosome 21, bAytFul2.pri, whole genome shotgun sequence DNA region contains:
- the CELA3B gene encoding chymotrypsin-like elastase family member 3B: MLTLLVPLLLVASGCQAAVLPKEPQSRVVNGEDAVPYSWPWQISLQYERDGTFRHTCGGTLIAPGWVMTAAHCISSTLTYEVVLGEYDMSTAEGPEQRIPVASSDIFVHPKWRSSCVACGNDIALMKLRHNAVLNNQVQTGQLPPAGTILPDGYPCYLSGWGRLSTGGPLPDRLQEALMPVVDYEHCTQPDWWGSLAIRTTMICAGGAEKAGCNGDSGGPLNCQADDGHWEVHGIASFVSGLGCDTPKKPTVFTRVSAFEDWIAETIKNNS; the protein is encoded by the exons ATGCTGACGCTCCTTGTCCCCCTGCTGCTTGTGGCTAGCG GCTGCCAGGCCGCGGTGCTGCCAAAAGAACCGCAGTCGCGGGTGGTGAACGGGGAGGATGCGGTGCCCTACAGCTGGCCCTGGCAG ATCTCGCTGCAGTACGAGCGCGACGGCACCTTCCGCCACACCTGCGGGGGCACCCTCATTGCACCCGGCTGGGTGATGACGGCCGCGCACTGCATCTC CTCCACGCTCACCTACGAGGTGGTGCTGGGTGAGTACGACATGAGCACTGCCGAGGGCCCTGAGCAGCGCATCCCTGTCGCCTCCTCTGACATCTTCGTGCACCCCAAGTGGAGAAGCTCATGCGTGGCCTGCGG CAACGACATCGCCCTGATGAAACTGCGGCACAACGCGGTGCTCAACAACCAAGTGCAGACGGGGCAGCTGCCGCCCGCCGGCACCATCCTGCCCGACGGCTACCCCTGCTACCTGAGCGGCTGGGGACGTCTGTCCA CTGGCGGCCCGCTGCCGGACCGGCTGCAGGAGGCGCTGATGCCCGTGGTGGACTATGAGCACTGCACGCAGCCCGACTGGTGGGGCAGCCTGGCCATCCGAACCACCATGATCTGTGCTGGCGGAGCCGAGAAGGCTGGCTGCAAC GGCGACTCGGGCGGCCCCCTGAACTGCCAGGCTGATGATGGGCACTGGGAGGTGCATGGCATCGCCAGCTTCGTCTCGGGACTGGGCTGCGACACCCCAAAGAAGCCCACTGTCTTCACTCGTGTCTCTGCCTTTGAGGACTGGATCGCTGAG ACCATAAAGAACAACAGCTGA